Part of the Acidobacteriota bacterium genome, ATTTCTTCCCCGAACTGTCGGAGACTTACAATCACCTGGCGGAGAGCGTCCCCGTGGCCGAGCCCCCTCCCGCCTCCCCGCAAAAAGCGGAGTGAGCGATGCACGAGGTCTCCGTCGCCCGCGACATCCTGGAAACCGCCCTGGAGACGGTGCAGCCCTACCCGCACACCCGGGTCACCGCGGTGCGCGTCAAGGTGGGGCCCCTCTCCAATGTCCTCCCCGACGCCCTCCTCTTCGCGTGGGAGGCGGTGGTGGAGGAGTCGGGGCTGGCAGGGGCGGAGCTGGTCATCGACGAGACCTCGGTGTCGGCCCAGTGCGGTTCCTGCCGCGAGGACTTCCCCGTGGACGACTACCAGTTTTCCTGCCCCTACTGCGGTTCGAGGCAGATCACCGTCGTCTCCGGCGACGAACTGGAAATCATCGATGTCGAGGTGGAGTACGTTGAAGGATATCATCAAGCTTGAGCAGAAAGTCCTGTCGAAGAACGACGAGATCGCCGCGAGGCTCGCGGGCGGCTTCCGGGAGAGGGGCATCTTCGCCGTCAACATGATCTCCTCCCCCGGCAGCGGGAAAACCAGCCTGCTGGAGGCCGTCCTGCCGAGGATCGCCGGGAAGGTCCGCTGCGCGGTCCTGGAAGGGGACGTCCAGACCGAGAACGACGCCCGGCGCATCGAGAAGCTGGGGGTGCCGGTCCGGCAGATCATCACCTGCGGCTCCTGCCACCTGGACTCCCTCATGATCGAGGAGCACCTGGACGCCCTGCCCCTGGACCGGACGGACCTGCTCTTCATCGAGAACGTGGGCAACCTGGTCTGCCCGTCCTCCTACTCCCTCGGCGAGGACGAGAAACTGGTGGTCCTGAGCGCCGCGGAGGGGGACGACAAACCCCTGAAGTACCCCGCCGTGTTCCGGAAGTCCTCCATCCTGGTGGTCAACAAGATCGACCTGATCCCCCTGACCGATTTCGACCTGGAGCGGGCGGTCCACAA contains:
- a CDS encoding hydrogenase maturation nickel metallochaperone HypA — protein: MHEVSVARDILETALETVQPYPHTRVTAVRVKVGPLSNVLPDALLFAWEAVVEESGLAGAELVIDETSVSAQCGSCREDFPVDDYQFSCPYCGSRQITVVSGDELEIIDVEVEYVEGYHQA
- the hypB gene encoding hydrogenase nickel incorporation protein HypB is translated as MSRWSTLKDIIKLEQKVLSKNDEIAARLAGGFRERGIFAVNMISSPGSGKTSLLEAVLPRIAGKVRCAVLEGDVQTENDARRIEKLGVPVRQIITCGSCHLDSLMIEEHLDALPLDRTDLLFIENVGNLVCPSSYSLGEDEKLVVLSAAEGDDKPLKYPAVFRKSSILVVNKIDLIPLTDFDLERAVHNARGINPKLEVFPLSCRTGEGVETFCEALVRRVETKRAAG